One Enterococcus silesiacus genomic window carries:
- a CDS encoding AraC family transcriptional regulator codes for MYKILVVEDEPLVRKGIVTLIDFKRLEIDQIFEAGDGKKALEIVAKESPHIILTDINLPYLDGLTFAKKVKLLLPKTVIIFLTGYDYFEYAVSALKLGADDYILKPVTKQDVEELLTQAINKLKSDLLCQQLNDVSIARAGDQKEGTLADTLKQTIEEQLSNPLLSLTWLAHKLGYNSSYLSSVIKKTLGTTFQDYVSKKRIEQAKVLLLATTLKNYEIAGKVGFEDVNYFSLRFKQVTGLSPRQYKKEAVQQ; via the coding sequence ATGTATAAAATTTTGGTTGTAGAGGATGAACCGCTAGTCCGAAAAGGAATCGTGACGTTGATTGATTTTAAAAGATTGGAAATTGATCAAATTTTTGAAGCAGGAGATGGCAAAAAAGCTCTTGAAATTGTCGCTAAAGAAAGCCCGCACATTATTTTAACAGATATTAATTTACCCTATTTAGATGGTCTAACCTTTGCTAAAAAGGTCAAGTTACTTTTACCGAAAACAGTGATTATATTTTTAACAGGGTATGATTATTTTGAATATGCTGTGTCTGCTCTAAAATTAGGGGCGGACGATTATATTTTAAAGCCGGTAACAAAACAAGACGTTGAAGAATTGTTGACTCAAGCAATTAATAAGTTAAAGTCAGATCTGTTGTGTCAGCAACTTAATGATGTGAGTATAGCTAGAGCGGGGGATCAGAAAGAAGGGACTTTAGCGGATACATTAAAACAAACGATTGAAGAGCAATTAAGTAATCCTTTATTATCCTTAACATGGCTGGCACATAAGTTAGGCTATAATTCTAGTTATTTAAGCAGTGTGATAAAAAAAACACTAGGCACGACATTTCAGGATTATGTCAGTAAAAAGCGAATCGAACAAGCAAAAGTATTGTTGTTAGCAACGACATTAAAAAATTATGAAATTGCTGGAAAAGTTGGTTTTGAAGATGTTAATTATTTTTCGTTACGTTTCAAACAAGTGACGGGCTTATCACCAAGACAATATAAAAAAGAGGCAGTACAGCAATGA